The Dasania marina DSM 21967 genome has a segment encoding these proteins:
- the gatC gene encoding Asp-tRNA(Asn)/Glu-tRNA(Gln) amidotransferase subunit GatC, with protein sequence MSVEQTDIEKIAKLSRIRIDASEMEEVASRLNDILAMVDTMQAVDTSGIEPMHNPLDATQRLRADIVTATDQRELLQQNAPAVEQGLFLVPKVIE encoded by the coding sequence ATGTCAGTAGAGCAAACTGATATAGAAAAAATCGCCAAGCTTTCACGCATACGTATAGATGCCAGTGAAATGGAAGAGGTAGCCTCGCGGCTTAATGACATACTGGCCATGGTAGACACCATGCAAGCGGTAGACACCAGCGGCATAGAACCCATGCATAACCCCTTGGATGCCACCCAGCGCTTAAGAGCCGACATAGTCACCGCAACCGACCAACGTGAGCTGCTGCAACAAAATGCACCCGCCGTTGAACAAGGCCTATTTTTAGTGCCGAAAGTGATTGAGTAG
- a CDS encoding rod shape-determining protein: MFKRLRGLFSNDLSIDLGTANTLIYVRGEGIVLDEPSVVAIRMHNGHKTIEAVGTDAKRMLGRTPGNITAIRPLKDGVIADFQVTEKMLQHFISKVHQNSLVRPSPRVLICVPCKSTQVERRAIRESALSAGAREVRLIEEPMAAAIGAGLSVEEAIGSMVVDIGGGTTEIAIISLNGVVYSDSVRVGGDRFDEAIVSHVRRAYGSLIGDATAERIKQEIACAHKDSELREIDVRGRNLAEGVPRSFTLNSDEVLEALQEPLAAIVQAVKRALEQAPPELAADIAETGIVLTGGGALLRDIDKLISDETGLPVIVAEDPLTCVARGGGKALEIIDKHNIDLLSTE, translated from the coding sequence ATGTTTAAACGATTAAGAGGTTTGTTTTCAAACGATTTATCTATCGATTTGGGAACCGCCAATACCCTAATATATGTGCGCGGCGAAGGCATAGTGCTAGATGAGCCTTCGGTAGTAGCAATACGCATGCACAATGGCCATAAAACGATAGAGGCGGTGGGCACCGATGCCAAGCGTATGCTGGGTCGAACCCCCGGTAATATTACCGCCATACGCCCTTTAAAAGACGGTGTTATAGCCGACTTTCAGGTTACCGAAAAAATGCTGCAGCATTTTATCTCTAAGGTGCACCAAAACTCCTTGGTGCGCCCCAGCCCTAGGGTGTTAATTTGTGTGCCCTGCAAATCTACCCAGGTTGAGCGTCGCGCTATCCGCGAGTCGGCGTTGAGTGCTGGTGCCAGAGAGGTACGCTTAATAGAAGAGCCTATGGCGGCGGCTATAGGTGCGGGCTTGTCGGTAGAAGAAGCCATCGGTTCCATGGTGGTGGATATAGGTGGCGGCACCACTGAAATCGCTATTATATCTTTAAACGGCGTGGTCTATTCCGACTCGGTGCGGGTAGGCGGTGACCGTTTTGATGAGGCTATAGTCTCACATGTGCGCCGTGCCTATGGCAGCTTAATTGGTGATGCTACAGCCGAACGGATCAAACAAGAGATTGCCTGCGCTCATAAAGACAGTGAGCTGCGTGAGATAGATGTGCGTGGCCGCAACCTCGCTGAGGGGGTGCCACGTAGCTTTACCCTTAACAGTGATGAGGTGTTAGAGGCGCTGCAAGAGCCCTTGGCAGCCATAGTGCAAGCGGTTAAGCGCGCGCTGGAACAAGCGCCGCCTGAATTAGCCGCTGACATTGCCGAGACTGGCATCGTGCTAACCGGTGGTGGTGCCTTATTGCGTGATATCGACAAGCTGATTTCTGATGAGACCGGGCTACCGGTTATTGTCGCTGAAGATCCTTTAACCTGTGTGGCTAGGGGCGGCGGTAAAGCCTTAGAGATTATTGATAAACATAATATCGATTTGCTTTCGACTGAATAA